TGGGCGAAAGCGAAAACTTGCGGGTGAATCTGATCCCGGGCGGCAACAACGACCCGGTGTTGGGCGGCCCGGACAAGTACTTCGACACCAGCAACTTTGTCCCATCCACCTGCCTGGGCACGCGTGTCTGCCGCCCCGGAGACGCAGACTACAAGCCGGGCTACTTCGGCACCCTGGGAGGCAGCACGCTGACCGCACCCGGACAGGCGACGCTGGACTTCTCACTGATGAAAGGCATACAGATCTCGGAAAATCACAAGCTTCAGTTCCGTTCCGATTTCTTCAACATGTTGAATCGGGCGAACTTTGGATCCCCGGTTCAGACCATCTTTATCGACAACGTTCCCGATCCTGAATCCGGCCGCATTCGCACCACTCGCGGCTCGGCTCGGCAGATTCAGCTCGGGCTGCGCTACACGTTCTAGACTTTAACTTTTTACTTCCTTCCGAAGAGCCACGGCAGCCCCCAAGGGCCGTCGTGGCTCTTTTGTTTCTGCGCGGTTTGCGGCGCAATTCCGTGGTTTGAGATTGCTTGAGTCCCATGCTATTCTGGCGCTGTCCGCGCACTGGATTTTCGTCAGGGCACGACTTTAGTCGTGCCCTGACACCGAATGACCGCACATAATTTTGCTGGAGTCAGTGGAATGAGCATGCACCTCAGCTTACATTTCAAATCGCGCGCGGCGCGTGGCCGTGTGGAAGTCATCATGCTCGCCGCCACGGCTGCTGTATTCCACGCCGCCGCCGCAGGGGCGCAGGTGCCCGCAGCGTCCGGGGCGGTGCCGCATCGCGCGCTGGTCAATCGCTACTGCGTTACTTGCCACAATGAAAAACTGAAGACCGCCGGCCTGCTGCTCGATCAGGTGAAGGTGGAAGATGCGGCTGCCAACGGCGAGGTGTGGGAGAAGGTGATTCGCAAGCTGCGCGGCAACTCCATGCCGCCGCAGGGCGCGCCGCGTCCCGACGCCGCCAGCCTGCGAGCGTTTACAAATTATCTGGAAACTGAGCTGGACCGCGCGGCTTCCGCGCACCCCAACCCCGGTCGCCCGGCGGTGCATCGGCTGAATCGCGCCGAGTACGCCAACGCCGTGCGCGATCTGCTGGCGCTCGATCCCACGGCCATCGACGTCGCCGCACTGCTGCCCGCGGACGACTCCGGCTACGGCTTCGACAATATCGGCGATGTGCTGACCATATCGCCGCTGCTGATGGAGGCCTATCTCTCCGCCGCGCGCAAGGTTACGGTGCTGGCGCTGGGCGATCCCGGCATCAAGCCGGTCGAGAAACGCTACGAGATTCCCCGTTACGTATTGCAGCACGACCGCATGAGCGAAGAGTTGCCGTTCGGCTCGCGCGGCGGCGTGGCCATCGCGCATTTCTTCCCCGTCAACGGCGAGTATGAGATGCGTATCCGCCTCCAGGCCAATCAGGATTACCTGATCCTGGGCCTCGACCGCGAGCGGACCATGGATATTCGTCTGGACGGCGTGCGCGTCCGCGACTTTACCTTTGGCGGCGAGCAGCGGCGCGAGCAGGCGATGGCCGCCATGTCCGCCACGACACCCGCGAAGAACAAGAACGATCTCGATGAATATTACCGCCGCACCGCCGACGAAAGCTTCAACCTGCACATTCCGGTCTCCGCCGGCAAGCACACCATCGGCGTTACCTTCCCGCTGATCACCGCCGAGCGTGAGGGTGTCTTTCAGCCGGAGGTCTCCGACTACGCTTACGCCCGCGACTACGGCCACGTGGACGTGGAGCCTGCCGTGGCCAGCCTGGTTGTGAAAGGTCCGCTCCCCGTCAACGGGCAAGCCAATGGCGTCGGCGAGACGCCCAGTCGCCGCAAGATTTTCTCCTGCCAACCAGTCACGACTGAGCCGGCCGCGCAAGCAACTTGCGCGCGTCAAATATTTTCCACGCTGGCGCGTAGCGCCTATCGCCGTCCCGTAACGGATGCCGATGTCGCCGCGCTGCTCGATATTTTCGAGCAGCGTCGCGCCGAGGGCGGCTTCGAAGAAGGCATCCAGGCCGCGCTGCAACGGCTGCTCGTCGATCCTGAATTTCTGTTCCGCATTCCGCGCGATGCCGCCGGCGCAGTCAGCGCCACGTTAAGCAATGTGCAGCGCATCAGCGACATCGAACTGGCCTCGCGCCTCTCCTTCTTTTTATGGAGCAGCATCCCGGACGAGGAATTGCTGGCACTCGCCGCTGCGGGTAAGTTGAGAGACCCCGGCGTGCTGGACACCCAGGTCCGCCGCATGTTGGCCGAGGTGCGCTCCGCCGCGCTGGTGAGCAACTTCGCCGGGCAGTGGCTCTACCTGCGCAACGTGAAGGCCGTGTGGCCCAACCCCGATTTCTTTCCCGACTTCAACGTCAACCTGCGCGAATCGTTTGAGCGTGAGACGGAATTATTCTTCGAGAGCATGTTGCGCGAAGATCGCGGCGTGCTGGAGCTGCTCAGCGCCGACTATACCTTTGTCAACGAGCCGCTGGCGCGC
This window of the Acidobacteriota bacterium genome carries:
- a CDS encoding DUF1592 domain-containing protein produces the protein MTAHNFAGVSGMSMHLSLHFKSRAARGRVEVIMLAATAAVFHAAAAGAQVPAASGAVPHRALVNRYCVTCHNEKLKTAGLLLDQVKVEDAAANGEVWEKVIRKLRGNSMPPQGAPRPDAASLRAFTNYLETELDRAASAHPNPGRPAVHRLNRAEYANAVRDLLALDPTAIDVAALLPADDSGYGFDNIGDVLTISPLLMEAYLSAARKVTVLALGDPGIKPVEKRYEIPRYVLQHDRMSEELPFGSRGGVAIAHFFPVNGEYEMRIRLQANQDYLILGLDRERTMDIRLDGVRVRDFTFGGEQRREQAMAAMSATTPAKNKNDLDEYYRRTADESFNLHIPVSAGKHTIGVTFPLITAEREGVFQPEVSDYAYARDYGHVDVEPAVASLVVKGPLPVNGQANGVGETPSRRKIFSCQPVTTEPAAQATCARQIFSTLARSAYRRPVTDADVAALLDIFEQRRAEGGFEEGIQAALQRLLVDPEFLFRIPRDAAGAVSATLSNVQRISDIELASRLSFFLWSSIPDEELLALAAAGKLRDPGVLDTQVRRMLAEVRSAALVSNFAGQWLYLRNVKAVWPNPDFFPDFNVNLRESFERETELFFESMLREDRGVLELLSADYTFVNEPLARHYGISDVYGGHFRRIQVTDENRKGLLGQASILSVTSYATRTAPTIRGKWLLENLMGTPPPPPPPDVPSLEEKKGEDGKLLTMRLQMEAHRANPSCASCHRVMDPLGFALENFDATGKWRDQDGSGRIDSSGVLPDGTKFQGPAELRKILLAQPEQFIHTVTERLLTYALGRGVEYQDQPAIRQIMRDAAQGGTHWSALISGIVKSVPFQMRRRAEP